Proteins encoded in a region of the Zea mays cultivar B73 chromosome 4, Zm-B73-REFERENCE-NAM-5.0, whole genome shotgun sequence genome:
- the LOC118471900 gene encoding uncharacterized protein, which produces MPDAAVPWCSLLGPCPAPDYSSSSRRPLCLARIVVPLLPGFPYARARWCCPCSAWPRPPQSTTLLGHGRHAAPWFQLAILPARRSRPARPPTSLCATSSSSLFLQSVFLCWLAGFLLPAHPAHASPCVLCLRAARPSSQPWRRPKLLRVMCPAPFSAYARLARFPAHPAFCSRSSLRAKLLARSFLELGPALFLSLCSCSPCRESLASSPARFRINLVVVPRVSKKSQELGEVGG; this is translated from the coding sequence ATGCCTGATGCCGCTGTTCCCTGGTGCTCCCTGCTCGGTCCCTGCCCAGCGCCTGACTACAGCTCCAGCTCGCGGCGTCCCCTCTGCTTAGCCAGGATTGTCGTGCCTCTGCTCCCTGGTTTTCCCTACGCGCGAGCTCGCTGGTGTTGCCCCTGCTCCGCTTGGCCGCGTCCCCCTCAGTCCACCACTctgctcggccatggaagacacgcCGCACCCTGGTTCCAGCTCGCGATACTCCCTGCACGCCGGAGTCGCCCAGCTCGGCCACCTACCTCCCTATGCGCGACCTCCTCTAGCTCCCTGTTTCTCCAGAGTGTCTTCCTCTGTTGGCTCGCCGGCTTCCTGCTCCCTGCTCACCCAGCGCACGCTTCTCCTTGTGTGCTGTGCCTGCGTGCTGCTCGCCCTAGCTCCCAGCCATGGCGTCGGCCAAAGCTCCTGCGCGTTATGTGCCCAGCTCCCTTTTCCGCGTATGCGCGCTTAGCTCGCTTTCCTGCGCACCCAGCGTTCTGCTCCCGCTCGTCCCTGCGCGCCAAGCTCCTTGCGCGGTCCTTCCTTGAGCTCGGTCCTGCGCTTTTCCTTTCTCTGTGCTCGTGCTCGCCGTGCCGTGAGTCACTGGCCAGCAGTCCAGCTCGCTTCAGAATCAATCTCGTCGTCGTTCCGCGCGTCAGCAAGAAATCTCAAGAGTTGGGTGAAGTCGGAGGCTAA